A stretch of the Cytophagia bacterium CHB2 genome encodes the following:
- a CDS encoding aminotransferase class III-fold pyridoxal phosphate-dependent enzyme, protein MSSINIKSVDWFGRAQSFFPGGVNSPVRAFKAVGGVPPVLAKGEGSYVYDIDGNRYLDFVGSWGPLIAGHAHPEVVEAAIKAIRSGSSFGAPTPAELELAELIKKALPAMELLRFVSSGTEATMSALRLARGFTGREKIIKFAGCYHGHADLLLAQAGSGVATLGLPDSPGVPRAVTQDTIVLPYNDLPAVEQVFARQGREIAAIIVEPIAGNMGMVMPQAGFLAGLRRLTAQAEAVLIFDEVMT, encoded by the coding sequence ATGTCTTCAATAAATATCAAATCCGTGGATTGGTTTGGCCGGGCGCAAAGCTTTTTTCCGGGCGGCGTTAACTCGCCGGTGCGCGCATTTAAAGCGGTAGGCGGAGTGCCGCCAGTGCTGGCAAAAGGCGAAGGGTCTTATGTGTATGACATCGATGGCAATCGCTATTTGGATTTTGTCGGCTCCTGGGGCCCTTTGATTGCCGGACATGCGCATCCGGAAGTGGTCGAGGCCGCGATCAAAGCCATCCGCAGCGGCTCTTCGTTTGGCGCGCCCACGCCGGCAGAGCTGGAGTTGGCGGAATTGATCAAGAAAGCACTGCCTGCGATGGAGCTGCTGCGCTTCGTCAGCTCGGGCACGGAAGCCACGATGAGCGCATTGCGACTGGCGCGCGGGTTTACCGGACGAGAAAAAATCATCAAATTCGCCGGATGTTATCACGGCCACGCTGATTTATTGCTGGCCCAAGCCGGCTCCGGCGTGGCAACACTCGGCTTGCCGGACAGCCCGGGAGTGCCTCGCGCCGTGACGCAAGATACGATCGTGTTGCCGTATAATGATCTCCCAGCCGTGGAGCAGGTTTTTGCCCGCCAGGGCCGCGAGATTGCCGCGATCATCGTCGAGCCGATTGCAGGAAACATGGGCATGGTGATGCCGCAAGCAGGATTTCTCGCAGGCTTGAGGCGATTGACGGCGCAGGCTGAGGCCGTGCTGATTTTCGATGAAGTGATGAC